The following are from one region of the Candidatus Poribacteria bacterium genome:
- a CDS encoding PQQ-binding-like beta-propeller repeat protein, which yields MGCDNGYVYCVSHSGELLWKFKTGSLVLSFSVGDVDGDGRAEIAAPISAPMAYHSPRTGEHRTGFSSALRYGGSSSSPTSLNSSPSHTREG from the coding sequence GTGGGGTGTGATAACGGATACGTCTACTGCGTCTCCCACAGCGGGGAGCTACTTTGGAAGTTCAAGACGGGGTCTTTGGTTCTGTCCTTCAGCGTAGGAGATGTAGACGGGGACGGGCGGGCTGAGATAGCGGCGCCGATATCGGCGCCGATGGCGTATCATTCGCCGAGGACTGGGGAACACAGGACAGGCTTCTCGTCAGCCCTCCGATATGGAGGGAGCTCTTCAAGCCCGACTTCGTTAAACTCGTCTCCTTCGCACACGAGAGAGGGTTGA
- a CDS encoding DNA-protecting protein DprA: MEEVRCSLALLNLVEAGVIRSNRLCNLLLEIGDVVETVNVLRRGEISVDVDRFEGEAERLSKLGIEVIPISSLKYPSRLRGVRNAPPVIFKRGRAELKGEFVAIVGTRNPTPHGLNIARQFARAFVKMGFAIVSGLALGIDAEAHRGALDAGGGTVAVLGCDLERIYPERNRGLAQVILGRGALISEHRRAEPTPRNLVLRNRLISGLSTILVALEPEKGALRAVRYAISQSRSAFVGTDGLGARGFIRREDGVYLFDYTDIPSIERIARRMISINDRLHP; this comes from the coding sequence ATGGAAGAGGTAAGGTGTTCTTTAGCACTGCTGAATCTGGTTGAAGCCGGTGTGATAAGATCGAATCGACTGTGCAATTTGCTTCTGGAGATCGGTGATGTCGTTGAAACGGTGAATGTGCTTAGACGAGGTGAGATTTCGGTTGATGTCGATAGGTTCGAGGGAGAAGCAGAGAGACTCTCGAAGCTGGGGATAGAGGTTATCCCCATAAGCTCGTTAAAGTATCCTTCCAGGTTGAGGGGAGTCAGAAATGCGCCTCCTGTTATATTCAAGCGTGGTCGGGCTGAATTGAAAGGTGAGTTTGTCGCTATCGTTGGCACAAGAAATCCAACTCCACATGGGCTCAACATCGCCCGTCAGTTCGCTCGAGCTTTTGTGAAAATGGGATTCGCCATTGTCAGCGGTCTGGCTTTAGGGATAGATGCCGAAGCTCATAGAGGTGCGCTGGACGCGGGAGGAGGAACGGTAGCCGTGTTGGGATGTGATCTGGAAAGGATTTATCCCGAACGAAATAGGGGTTTGGCTCAGGTGATTTTAGGAAGAGGAGCGCTGATAAGCGAACATCGACGTGCGGAACCTACACCACGCAATTTGGTCCTGAGAAATAGATTGATAAGCGGACTCTCAACCATATTGGTGGCGCTGGAGCCGGAGAAAGGGGCCCTTAGAGCCGTTCGATACGCGATTTCTCAATCCAGATCCGCTTTTGTAGGCACAGACGGTCTGGGAGCAAGAGGTTTTATCAGACGTGAGGATGGGGTTTACCTGTTCGATTATACCGATATCCCTTCGATCGAGAGGATAGCACGGAGGATGATTTCGATAAATGATCGGCTTCACCCTTGA
- the lon gene encoding endopeptidase La — MPSIPEELPILPSEVVPYPFTGVPIMVGNPKWVRMIDDVVVDRRMIAMFAIKEPSEEFDPDKIYHVGTACLIARMLKLPDGKIQMGVQGLSRIKLVEMTQIEPYPKAKIEVLKDVVEKNVELEALHKTVVANFQKFVSTAPNIPQEIAVIAMNIPEPGHLADFIATQLNLSPEERQGILEELNVTERLKKVSVFLAREQEILELGAKIQSQAKEQMNKLQREYYLREQLKAIKRELGESDDHMMEIEELRKKVEESGMPPEAKREAERELNRMERMNPDSAEYTVARTYLDWLVNLPWKVSTEDNLDILRAEKILNEDHYNLQKVKDRILDYLAVRKLKADMRGPILCFAGPPGVGKTSLGQSIARALGRKFVRISLGGVRDEAEIRGHRRTYIGALPGRIIQGIRRAGSNNPVFMLDEIDKLGADFRGDPSAALLEVLDPEQNFAFVDHYLDVPFDLSKVMFITTANTIFTIPPALLDRMEVIEIPGYTEHEKVEIAKQYLIPKQMKEHGLSEEDISFEEEAIRRIIRNYTREAGVRNLEREIGTVCRKVARRKAEGKEGKVRVKPDDLRQFLGPEKFKYELAGEKDEVGVVTGLAWTEAGGDILFIEAKSVPGKGELTLTGQLGEVMQESAQAALTYVRSYLAKTDPENKFYEKRDIHVHVPSGAIPKDGPSAGIAIATAIYSDLTGKPVRKDVGMTGEITLRGRVLPIGGVKEKVLSAHRAGLKTVILPKDNEKDLEEVPEHVRKELNFIFVEHMDEVLKTAIREEG, encoded by the coding sequence ATGCCCTCTATACCGGAGGAGCTGCCGATCCTGCCAAGCGAGGTGGTTCCTTATCCCTTCACCGGCGTTCCAATCATGGTGGGCAACCCGAAGTGGGTCAGGATGATCGATGACGTCGTGGTCGATAGACGAATGATAGCCATGTTCGCCATAAAGGAACCATCGGAGGAGTTCGATCCGGATAAGATCTATCACGTCGGAACGGCCTGCCTGATCGCCCGGATGCTCAAACTACCCGACGGCAAGATACAGATGGGGGTTCAGGGGCTATCCAGGATCAAACTGGTGGAGATGACTCAGATTGAACCCTATCCGAAGGCCAAAATCGAGGTGCTGAAGGATGTGGTCGAGAAGAACGTCGAGCTTGAGGCGTTGCATAAGACCGTGGTGGCCAACTTTCAGAAATTCGTCTCCACGGCTCCTAACATCCCCCAGGAGATCGCCGTCATAGCCATGAACATCCCCGAACCGGGGCATCTGGCCGATTTCATAGCCACTCAGCTCAATCTCTCTCCCGAGGAGAGACAAGGTATCTTAGAGGAGCTGAACGTCACGGAGAGATTGAAAAAAGTGTCAGTTTTTCTGGCCCGTGAGCAGGAGATACTGGAGCTCGGCGCGAAGATTCAGTCTCAGGCCAAGGAGCAGATGAATAAACTTCAGAGGGAGTATTATCTGAGAGAGCAGTTGAAGGCGATCAAGAGGGAACTCGGTGAGTCGGACGATCACATGATGGAGATCGAGGAACTGCGGAAGAAGGTCGAGGAGTCCGGGATGCCCCCTGAAGCGAAAAGGGAGGCTGAAAGGGAACTAAATCGGATGGAACGGATGAACCCCGATTCCGCCGAATATACGGTCGCTCGAACCTATCTCGATTGGCTGGTAAACCTCCCCTGGAAGGTTTCCACAGAGGATAACCTCGATATCCTAAGGGCGGAGAAGATACTGAATGAGGATCACTACAACCTTCAGAAGGTCAAGGACAGGATACTGGATTATCTCGCCGTGCGTAAGCTGAAGGCCGACATGCGGGGGCCGATCCTATGTTTCGCCGGTCCCCCAGGCGTCGGAAAGACATCCCTCGGACAGTCTATAGCCAGGGCATTGGGGAGAAAGTTCGTGAGGATATCCTTGGGAGGTGTCAGGGATGAGGCGGAGATCCGCGGACATCGCAGGACGTACATAGGAGCGCTGCCGGGGAGGATCATACAGGGGATAAGGCGGGCGGGGTCGAACAATCCCGTCTTCATGCTCGACGAGATAGATAAGCTCGGCGCCGATTTCAGGGGCGATCCCTCGGCCGCCCTGCTTGAGGTACTCGATCCGGAACAGAATTTCGCCTTCGTCGATCATTATCTGGATGTGCCCTTCGATCTTTCTAAGGTGATGTTCATCACCACCGCCAATACGATCTTCACCATACCGCCAGCCCTCCTGGATAGGATGGAGGTCATCGAAATCCCCGGTTATACCGAGCACGAGAAGGTCGAGATAGCCAAGCAGTATCTGATCCCTAAACAGATGAAGGAGCACGGTTTGAGCGAAGAGGACATAAGTTTTGAGGAGGAAGCCATAAGGAGGATAATAAGGAACTACACCAGGGAAGCTGGGGTCAGAAATCTGGAGAGGGAGATAGGCACCGTATGTCGTAAGGTGGCTAGACGCAAGGCTGAGGGGAAAGAGGGAAAGGTGAGGGTCAAACCGGATGATCTGCGTCAATTTCTAGGGCCTGAAAAGTTCAAGTATGAGCTGGCGGGGGAAAAGGACGAGGTGGGAGTCGTTACGGGACTTGCCTGGACTGAGGCCGGCGGGGATATCCTTTTTATCGAGGCGAAATCCGTTCCAGGCAAAGGCGAACTAACCTTGACGGGGCAGTTGGGCGAGGTGATGCAGGAGTCGGCGCAGGCGGCCCTGACGTACGTAAGATCATATCTGGCTAAGACCGATCCTGAAAACAAGTTCTATGAGAAGAGGGATATCCACGTTCACGTCCCGTCGGGCGCTATCCCGAAGGATGGACCATCGGCCGGGATAGCGATCGCCACGGCGATATACTCCGATCTGACGGGTAAACCCGTGCGTAAGGATGTCGGGATGACGGGTGAGATAACCCTGCGAGGTAGGGTTCTGCCGATAGGCGGCGTCAAGGAGAAAGTGCTTTCGGCCCACAGGGCTGGGTTGAAAACCGTGATCCTGCCCAAGGATAACGAGAAGGACCTGGAGGAGGTGCCGGAACACGTCAGAAAGGAGCTGAACTTTATCTTCGTCGAGCATATGGATGAGGTCCTGAAGACAGCGATAAGGGAGGAAGGTTAA
- a CDS encoding Ig-like domain-containing protein — protein MRKLKGALFLSIAAIFTIGLVTAMMGCGGEEEEAAKIVSTNPADGGEMFANGELTITFDKAVTEVKVNGTPAEVSGTVAKWKGQGLSEGQQTISIEWTDENGNTGSDSITLTIKAPDTTPPKVAEVNVKDGATNVDPGELNEKGIVVKFSEPIDTKKSKDPFTLADETGTALAWAAEWNDDKTQATLTPAKGAELGYESTYTFMIKSYYDAAGNKGEDVTIKFTTKAKEQ, from the coding sequence ATGAGAAAACTTAAGGGTGCATTGTTCCTAAGCATCGCTGCCATTTTTACGATCGGCCTGGTCACCGCAATGATGGGTTGCGGTGGTGAAGAGGAAGAGGCAGCTAAGATCGTCAGCACCAATCCCGCTGACGGTGGTGAGATGTTCGCCAATGGCGAGCTGACGATCACCTTCGACAAAGCCGTCACTGAGGTCAAGGTCAATGGAACTCCCGCTGAGGTTTCCGGCACTGTGGCCAAATGGAAAGGTCAGGGTCTCTCGGAAGGGCAACAGACCATCTCAATCGAATGGACCGATGAGAACGGCAACACCGGCTCCGACTCGATAACGCTGACCATTAAAGCACCGGATACCACGCCGCCCAAGGTGGCTGAGGTTAACGTCAAGGATGGCGCAACCAACGTCGATCCCGGCGAGTTAAACGAGAAGGGAATCGTCGTCAAGTTCAGTGAGCCGATCGACACGAAGAAGAGCAAGGACCCCTTCACCCTGGCTGATGAGACCGGAACGGCCCTTGCCTGGGCGGCAGAGTGGAACGACGATAAGACCCAGGCTACCCTGACGCCGGCTAAAGGTGCTGAGCTCGGCTATGAGTCGACTTATACCTTCATGATCAAGAGCTACTATGACGCCGCCGGCAACAAGGGCGAGGATGTGACGATCAAGTTCACCACAAAGGCCAAGGAGCAATAA
- a CDS encoding Hsp20/alpha crystallin family protein, with translation MRDPFFEFDEFQRQFERMVEYFTGSRRMMSVYVSSSWRPLVDIYESTDEIRVLVELPGVRREDMQLIFDRNTLLIRGRRREVFKSDCQACHQIEIPFGEFERVVDIPVPVDPDGAKAVYRDGFLMVRLPKAEKPMLKRVYVSHEEEEEVSS, from the coding sequence ATGAGAGATCCTTTCTTCGAATTTGATGAGTTCCAGAGGCAGTTCGAGAGGATGGTTGAGTATTTCACCGGTTCCAGGCGGATGATGTCCGTTTACGTCTCCTCCAGTTGGAGGCCGCTCGTGGATATATACGAGAGCACCGATGAGATAAGGGTTCTCGTGGAACTGCCGGGGGTAAGGCGAGAGGACATGCAGCTTATCTTTGACAGAAATACCCTCCTCATCAGGGGACGAAGGAGGGAGGTATTCAAGAGTGATTGTCAGGCGTGCCATCAGATAGAGATCCCTTTTGGGGAGTTCGAACGGGTTGTGGACATACCGGTGCCGGTTGATCCCGATGGGGCGAAGGCCGTTTACAGGGATGGGTTTCTTATGGTAAGGCTCCCTAAAGCCGAAAAGCCGATGTTGAAACGGGTTTACGTGTCGCACGAGGAGGAAGAGGAGGTGAGCTCGTGA